In the genome of Populus nigra chromosome 19, ddPopNigr1.1, whole genome shotgun sequence, the window CCAACTTTAGTTGAATTCAATTTCTGGAATGAACAATTCAGAGCTTGAGATGGTCACTGTTTCAATTAAAATGAACTCAGTATCTCACCTAGAAAAAATCTTCCTGTGGCTATGCGATTTGTGGTGTTAGACTTTGGTTGTTTATCTCTCCATCGTTCACTGGAATTTGGGTAGCCTAAGCATGGATCAAGTATGCTAGAACAGATATCACCAAGCTGAAGGTAGACAATGCCTGCAGGATCATTCGAAATGCAATATACGAGATTAGATTCgttgttaattatatttaaaaccaaaacatgGTGATGATGAGAGAAAATATGAGTTACATTTATATTGGATGCCGAGGAATAAGTTATTCCAGGAGGATTGCCCTGCAATCCCATGTTAAAAACTGGAGTACCGTCGGGATAAAAGAGCCCGTAGTTCCTTTCAGATGTCGGACCGGGCTTTAAATTCTCGTTAAAGAGTGCAAAAACATATATGTCAATCGGCACGGATGGTTTTGCTGGTGTGCCTTGCTTCTGCTGAATTCTCTTCAACAGATTACTATGATATAGCTCTGCGTTTTGTAGTGTTGATCCAACCTCGGTAGGATCCCCCTTGGATGGCCAACCTGTCTCTGAGATCTTAACTTCAACATCTGTATGTCCGACTGCTTTAATTGCTGAATACACAGCATCTACTTGAGCGTACAACATATTATCATAATGCAGATTTGTGTTTGGATCTGTCATCCCTTCGTTAGGCTGGAAAAGGACATAATCTAGAGGTATTTGGTCTGGGCTATCCTTGTATGCAAAAAAGGGATATGCGTTGATAAGGAATGGTGACTTGGTTTGAGAATGAAAATCCAAGATCGCATGCATGTATTCGATAATATCTTGCCGGAAAGTCCCGGATGAAGGAGGGTAGGAATTTCCTATGATGGTAAAGGGATGTGCAGTAGTGACAATCACTTGTTTATCTAATCCAAGATTAACAAGAGTGTTATGCACCATCTTCATTGCCGGAAGGAGATTTGACCACATCTGAGTATCATTGCTCATGAAAACCTCGTTCCCGACAGATATGCAAGTGATTTTGGTTTGAGCGAGGTAGGGTTGAAGATGCTGTTGAACCCAGTTTTGAGCTTTGACAGGATCAGCCATGTCTTGGAGGTACTCGTTCCCAATCCCAACAATGAATTCAACACTTGAATTAGAAAAGGCCTGCAGGACTTTCGGATCGGCATCATAGAGTTTTAACCTGCTGACGTCGAGGGATTGAAGCATCGCGGAAACACGAGAGGGAGATGGGAGGTTGTCGGCAATCTGTCCATAGTTAATTCCAAGCCCAGCACCAAGGACTTGGACACCTGAATCCGAAAAACAGAGTTTTAAGTTGAACAAACTAAACCATGATAGGAACACCAAAGAATAAAGGAACAAGAACCAGAATCatcacaacacacaattcaaaAACGCAGAAGATCCGAGGAATAGCTTCTGGTCAGGATCCGAAATTAAAATATGCGTGCAAAActgtattgaagaaaatatgatCAAGATGcccacatgaaaaaaaaaccaaaaaactctGCTCTAataatgaacaaaaaatatcaaaatatttttttataaaaaaactcctaagggacaaaaaaaaactttttgagtCTAAAACtcgaataagaataaaatttactAGCTTTGTATGCCACTATGAATGTTCAACAAGTAACAGGATCCTTTCCAGTTCATAATTATTCCCGTCAAGCTTCAGTTAGATTAAAATCCCAGTTCCAAACTCATAAAAGGAAACCCGCCgagagaagaaacacaaaaacaggTAAATCCCACTGAATTCACCATAgacataggaaaaataaatgcaaaagggatcagttttttttaatattggtggTAATTTCGCAGACCTTGGTTTCCAAGCTTGAATATACAgtatacaacaataaaaaaggcGGCAACCCAGTTAAGCCAGCAACTTAAGCATCTATTTTCTTTCCTCGCACTTTCCTGGAAAACAAACAAGCAGAAACAATGCATGCAAAAGGCAGTCGAAACAAGAAAGAACTAACCTGAAAGAGCGAGAAGCAAGAAAAGAAGACGAAGATGGACAGAGTAAGTGGCCATAACTGATCTGATATTGGTTTAAACGAGGCCACACAACAGACAGTTAAGACTTTTTCTGTTTGCCAACTAACAAAGCAGTATTGCAAGATAAAAAGCTATGGTATTTATAGCGTGTTTTGCATCGTGTCAGATATAGCGATGGCTGCTTGTAGCAAGTTTTCACATCAGTATGGGAATGCGAATTCAGTTTTTCTGAGCTCTCCTATagacattttttgttttgtaatccttttttatatatttcaaagtCCCACTTGTTTTCTTAGACGTaaggtgttttcttttttctgtaattACAAAGTTGTCTCCATCTTGGTCTAGTCACATTTGACATGGCTATAGCAAATTTATCAAACGATTTTGTTCTTGGACGCACCTGCTATCAagagaatatatattatattttgtggATTTATGATGTGGTTAATAGGGTTTCGAACAAGTTTTAACGGTTAAGGTATTCTCGAGTCACTGCCATACCTTGGAGTTATCATGCGTATCATACACGTGTCCCGGTCAAATGTACGCGTGGGAGTTGATCAGGAGCAATGTACATACTGGGATATGGGGCGAGGCGGCCATGGAAACAGGATAAGTGAAGCTTTTTCTCAGGCGCAGTAAAGGATCATTAATTAACGGCGTGAGGAATATCATCGGCTAGTAATAGCCAGCAATTTGACAATTCTCAACGCGCAGCACGCTAAATTAAGAAAGCAAAAAGGAAATTGCTTTGACCAGATGTGttaagaaaacaattattgaagagaaaatgaaaatggaattgaattgaatatacAGCCGGAGATAAGTTGAGTATACCAATGTACGAATTTGTGGCGGAAAATTCTATATTTTcaactcataaaattattatactttttatttaaaaaaaaacatgagaaggAAGTGAACATGTGCACGTAAACATATAGCGCACACCCTTAATTCGTTGATTAAATAATAGATTGCACACCTAATTAAGCATCTTATTgttcatcttgtttttttttatttaatggtaaataataaaaaattatattttattaattgtgcATCAAGATTAGGACTTTATTGTATTTACTTTACCTTTATTTATGGGGATGTATTTTCATGCTCTTAAttatgattagttttttttaaaataaaataaactagaacAACATGAAATTAGATgatatttgttataaaatattttacaaggatACATACAATAACGCAGTTAGGACATGATGAACATATATCTACATGGTAATTAGTAGCAATCATCATCAAGAGTTTTATTCACCTCGTGAGTTATTAACTGTGCTATATTCCCCGACACTAATCACGAGAGCATGGAATCTTTTATCCCTCAACCTGAAATTCGTCCTGTAGAagccatttatttttatgttttaaaggtattttagaaaaaatttaaattaattttttttatatttttatatcattttaatacattaatattaaaaataatttttaaaaaataataaaatattaaaaaaacacttcaaaaaataatggCACCatcttataaaacaaaaaggGAGTGAAAGCCAGCATGATCTTGACACGATGCGCCGCCAGCAAGTGTCGATCAGAGAGAGAATCTTGTttataattgattgattgatgtgtaGAAAGAGGGCGGTGAATGAAAGAGGGAAGAGAGGAAGTAAAAAAGTGGTCTTTTTCCATGGAGGTCCAAAGCAACAAGCGACAGCCCACAGCATGGAGAGGGAGGAAACCACTGAAcagttaattaatattaatcaatAAACGGGTAAAGTCCAGTTTTTGACCTTACAGTTTGTTAAATAGCTTTTGCCTCTTGAGCTCTGATGCTTCAGTTTATTATTGGTATTTTAAGAGGATAAAAAATGTGCAGAGATatgtttatttaatgtttttatttctttatatacatgtatatatgtaGTTCGTTGCCCTTTTACTTCTTAAATTTaagtatttaatgtttttattttatttactccAGATCCATCATTTTGAATTAAGGCAGCTTTTCATACATCTTACGGAGAAGATTCTATAAGTTTGAAAGATATCAgtctttttaattgttagttACTTAGCAttgaaattaaaacatgttCAATGACGATCATGGAGGCGGAGAAGAAGACACTTtaccatttaattattatataatccAAGCGCTGACGCGGATCCTATGCGGCGTGCCCGTGTTCGCCACCGTCCATCACGCGGCTGCCACGTAAGCAATCAAATGTCGGCTCGCCCCTCAGCATTCGCACgtgtcatgtttgttttttctccaATTAATAAAATCACAAGTTATATTTAATGACTTGAAAtcggattttttaaaaaaattcgacaCCAAgaggcaatatatatatatatatatatatcccgcCGCCGTATTTTATTCTGTAAAATAAAACAGTCAAAAGTCCAAATAAAACAGTCAAAGGTCCAATTCCAGGTTCAGAGTCAACACATACTGCTTGAAGAATTAAAGCTTATCATAGTCTAAGCATGTCCCTGACAGATCAAATCTTACACGTGGGG includes:
- the LOC133679967 gene encoding glucan endo-1,3-beta-glucosidase 14-like isoform X1, with translation MHCFCLFVFQESARKENRCLSCWLNWVAAFFIVVYCIFKLGNQGVQVLGAGLGINYGQIADNLPSPSRVSAMLQSLDVSRLKLYDADPKVLQAFSNSSVEFIVGIGNEYLQDMADPVKAQNWVQQHLQPYLAQTKITCISVGNEVFMSNDTQMWSNLLPAMKMVHNTLVNLGLDKQVIVTTAHPFTIIGNSYPPSSGTFRQDIIEYMHAILDFHSQTKSPFLINAYPFFAYKDSPDQIPLDYVLFQPNEGMTDPNTNLHYDNMLYAQVDAVYSAIKAVGHTDVEVKISETGWPSKGDPTEVGSTLQNAELYHSNLLKRIQQKQGTPAKPSVPIDIYVFALFNENLKPGPTSERNYGLFYPDGTPVFNMGLQGNPPGITYSSASNINALSTFSLVISVLAYLIHA
- the LOC133679967 gene encoding glucan endo-1,3-beta-glucosidase 14-like isoform X2 codes for the protein MATYSVHLRLLFLLLALSGVQVLGAGLGINYGQIADNLPSPSRVSAMLQSLDVSRLKLYDADPKVLQAFSNSSVEFIVGIGNEYLQDMADPVKAQNWVQQHLQPYLAQTKITCISVGNEVFMSNDTQMWSNLLPAMKMVHNTLVNLGLDKQVIVTTAHPFTIIGNSYPPSSGTFRQDIIEYMHAILDFHSQTKSPFLINAYPFFAYKDSPDQIPLDYVLFQPNEGMTDPNTNLHYDNMLYAQVDAVYSAIKAVGHTDVEVKISETGWPSKGDPTEVGSTLQNAELYHSNLLKRIQQKQGTPAKPSVPIDIYVFALFNENLKPGPTSERNYGLFYPDGTPVFNMGLQGNPPGITYSSASNINALSTFSLVISVLAYLIHA